The region ATTCATGGCGATAGTGGTTCTGGTATTACGGTTGAAAAAGACGGTGAGTTTTATCTATTAGGTGAAATTGGCGTGCAATATTATACCGAGTTTGGTTGGAGTGATACGTTTGAAGACGTGGCTATCAAACTGCCTTGGATTAATAAAGCGATGCAAGAACACGGCTTTAGTTATACTGAAGAAGTGGAACTTGATAACGTTATGTGGAGCGCTGCGTCACCAGAACATGCGGATGACTACCATGCGTACTTCAGTTATTGGAAAGCAGAAAATATTGGTATGTCTGAGACCTTTTGGACTGATGACGGTGGTTTAAAAACCATGGCCTATGCGGATGCAGGTTCAAGCTATAGTATCGAATTTGTGATACCTAAGGATAAAAATACCCCGGCGTTTGATCTGTTCGTTAATGGCCGTGCTGTCGCGGTTAATATTGACGTTAATACAGCTAAAACCGATGCGTTATTCCTGAAAGTGAATACCTTCAAAATTGACACTGATAACATCAATGTTGAATTTAAACCTGTCGGTGATTTAACCGGTAAAACTAAAATTGTATTGGACTATTTTGCAGTGAAATCGCAGTGAAAACTGAGGTGAAAACGGCGGTGAAATCGGTGAAATAACCTAAGACGGTTATAAATTAAGCCTTAACCTCGATTCCTGTCATATAGGGGATTATCGGGTTAAGGCTTTTTTTTGCCATAAAATAATATAATCATGCTAGATTAACTCTTATTAGGACTGAGTATTTGTTCAGTTGCAATGTCGTGTAAGAGGGGGCGTGATGGATTGGATTATGTGTGTGCGTAGCTACATAAAGGTGGTTGAGGAAGGCAGCTTTAATGGTGCTGCTTACCAGCTTAATACCACAGGCTCAGCGATCAGTAAGCGCATCAATTGGCTAGAAGATAAAGTAGGCGTACAGTTACTTAAGCGAACTACGCGTTCGTTAGATCAAACTGAAGCGGGTCAGTTATTTTATCAACGTTCACGGTTGCAACTTGATCAATGGATGTCGCTGGTGGACGAGGCGCGTTCAATCAATCAAACACCGACTGGCTTATTGAAGATTGGTGCGACCACCGCGGTGGGTTCTAAATTTATCATCAAGTATTTAAACGATTTTTTACTGATGTACCCTAAAATCCAAATTCAATTGTTGACGACATCACCAGGGCAAATGCCTGAAACTCATGTTGATGTGTTTATTAGCCGTGATTTAGAACAGTTAAACTCCCACAGTTATAAAGCCATTGAACTGTTTAAAAACGATGCCAAGTTCTTTGCTTCGCCAGATTATATCGACAAGTACGGTAAACCTGAAAGCATTGACGATCTTGAATCACACAATATGCTTATTTGGGGCGAACGGCCGATACGGGATGTGAAATTGTCGACGGGTAATCGTATTACTTTACGTGGTAATTTTGCTACTACCAATCCTGAAGCACTATTTTACGGTGCTAAATGTGGCATGGGCGTGTTACTTGCCAGTCAAAAAATGCTCAAAGATTTAATTGATGTTGGCGAATTAATACAGGTATTGCCTGATGTGACGGTTGACCACGGCGCAGTATGTGCTTATTACCCAACCCTTGATTATGAACATACCCGGACGCAGTTGTTTATTAAATATTTAAAAGAGCGAGTTCAAAATGAGCAAGTTAAGGAGTCATTATGATTGATTTAACGCGTATGGTCGATTTAAGCAGCGAAGAAAGTATGGCCCTTTGGCGAATAACTAATGATGGAATCATGGGCGGCTTGTCAGAAGGGCGCATGTTATTCAACCATGATCATGGGGTATTTACCGGGCATATATCGCTGGAAAACCATGGTGGTTTTAGTTCGGTGTTTCGGCCTGTTGAGGGCGTCCCGACAAAACTGCATAGCATTCAAATAGACGTACAAGGTGACGGTCAATGTTATCAATTAAGAGCTGTGGTTTTCGACAATGGCTATCGCTTAGCTTACAAACATGATTTTGAGACTGTCGCAGGTCAACGCCAAACATTAACATTTCCGCTTGTCGACTTTAAAGCTTCTTTCCGAGGGCGGTTAATCAACAATGCACCAATACTCGCCTCGTCAGATGTGAGAGAAGTTGGATTCTTAGTGAATAATCACAAAGCAGGGGACTTTGTTTTGTCAGTGTTTGGTATTGCGTTTTTGGAGCTGTAACAAGCAAAGAACAGTATCGAATTAAAGTGATTGTAACGTAGATAATGACCTAAAAATCATATGGAGGATACACAACATGGAATCAGTAGTAGCAGGTGGGTTTTTCTCATTCACCTTAGCAATATCATTGCTTTTTATTGGTAAGTTAACACTCGCTAAATATGCGTTTTTACGTACTTATAGCATCCCAGAGCCAGTAATCGGTGGCTTTATGTGTGTGGCGATCGTTGCGGCACTCTATTTTATCTTTGGTATTAAAATCACCTTTGATGTGCAAGTTCGCGATATGTTATTGCTATATTTCTTTGCCGCAATGGGTCTTAATGCTGATATTAAGTCACTGATTAATGGCGGAAAACCATTACTCATATTAGTAGCATTAGCAGCCGTTTATATATTTTTACAAAATGGTATAGGCATGACTGTCGCGAGTGCCTTTGGTATGGATCCACGCGCAGGTTTGATGTCCGGTTCTGTTTCATTAATTGGCGGTGTGGGCACAACACTTGCGTGGGCGCCTACCTTTGTTGAAAAATATGGCATTGAAAATGCGATGGAGTTGGGTATTGCGAGTAATACCATCGGCCTTATTTTTGCGTGTGTTGTTGGTGGACCAATTGCCAACTATTTAATGAAGAAAAACAGTCTGGAAGGTAACTTACAAGAAGACTTAGACATTGGTCAGTCTTACTCAAAACCACATGAAATGGTCGATAGCTACAGCCTCTTATTTGCATGGTTACGCCTTAATTTAGCAATAATGTTGGGTTACGGGTTAGACCAACTGTTAGGACAAACAGGAATTGAATTACCCTTGTTTGTTTCGTGTTTAATGGCTGGGATTATAATCGGTAATCGTACTTATAAAATATTACCGAGGCAACATGTTGAAGGTGGGGACCGTGGTTTATCCCTTATTTCAGATATCTGTTTAGGTATGTTTATTGTTATGGCATTAATGGACTTAAAAGTGTGGGAGCTTTCAGGATTGGTCGGTTACTTATCAGTCGTAATGAGTATTCAGATTGTGGTATCGGTACTATTTGCTGTTTTTGTGGTTTTCCGTTTGATGGGGAAAGATTACGAGGCGAGTGTTATTTGTTCCGGTTTTGGTGGTATCACGCTAGGTTCTACAGCGACAGCCATTGCCAACATGACTGCGGTAACAAAACAAAATGGTGCTGCGCATAAAGCTTTTATCGTTGTGCCACTGGTATGTGGTTTCTTTGTCGATATTATCAATGCATTAGCGATTAATTTCTTTGTCTCACTTTAGATAATTAACTGATTGGGGGAAAGTATCATTACTGATATACAAGTAACGATTGCACTTCCAAGTTGGCAGTGTGAAAGATCTTTGTGACTAGAATAGCACAGCGTAACCCAGCCCAGCCAACTGTCTTTGTTTCGTTTTAGTTATTGTTATATATCACTTTCCACTGATGCCATTTTTACTCCTGCAAAAATAAGCATCATTCCAGCAGAACGATTAATAAATTTAATCATCGCTGGTTTTATGCCAGCACTGATTGATTTGAACCCCAAATATCCATAAAGAGAGTAGCAAAAAAGATCTAAAATAAGCGTAATGAAACATAGTAATGCTAACTGAGGCAAAATTGGATTAGATATGTCGATAAACTGGGGTAGCAACGCAGAAAAATATAGAAGCGCCTTAGGGTTAGATAGCTCTAAAACAAAGCCTTTTAAAAACACTTTATATCCACTGCTTTTTTTATTACTGGATGTATTTATACTCAAAGGCCCCGCATGGCTGAAAATAGCAGTAAAACCAAGATATAGAAGATATGCAACGCCCACCCATTTTATTATGGAAAAAAGAGTATGCGAGGCAATTAAAAGCGCCGCGATTCCGGTTGCTGAGAAAACGAAAAATACAACGTTTGCAATTGCGATACCTAAAATGACTAAAAAAGACCTCTTAAACCCATTGGATGCAGATTCAGCTGTTACTGCAATTGCCGCAGGACCTGGCGAAAGTACAACCACAAATGTAGTGACGAGAAAAAGCATTAGTGTTTCAAATGGAATCATCAGATCTTCCTTGATAGATGTAAATAATAGGCTTAAAAATGTTTGAGGAACTAAAAAAAACTGTTTTAAGTCCTTTTTTACTTTCTTGTTATGTAACTATGTGCGATGCAAAATCTATACTATTAATTACAAGTAAATACATTATAAGCCTTAGTAAGACCTTTGAGTATATTAATTTTCAATCACAATATAAGTCTGACTGTTTTTTACAAATCGAGTTCAGAGAGATTGCAAAGCCGATGGTGATTGGTGCTGCGATGAATCATATCGTCTATGGACACTATCTAGAATTGTTCTGTACAACTAGCCAGAAAAACTATGTTCCTCTTGGTTTTTAAACCAAGCTTGCATAAATTCGACAAACTTTACTAATTTTGGCGGAGTATAATGGCGGCTGGGATATAGCACATAGAAATTCAAACTAGGTAGGGGTTGGTCACTCAATAACTCGACTAAATGACCTGATTCAATCTCTTTGGAACACACAAAACTGGGAAGAAGCCCAACACCACTTCCTTGTAGTATGGCTTCTCGAAGAAAGATCGTATTATTAGCTTTGATATTGCCTGAGACCACAATGCCACCATTAATGGGCAATTTATTTTTACTGATAGCCAAACTATAAATATAGAAATTGTGTTGACTGAGTTGTTCTGGGCTAGTAATGGGACCATTGGCTTTGAGGTATTTCGGTGTCGTCACCAGGTGCAGACTAAAAGTGGCAATCGGTTTACCTACATAGTTTACATCGATGAAGGAGCTAGAGGCGCGAAATCCTATGTCGTAACCTTGAGTGATAAGATCGACAGGCTCATCACTTAAATCGATCTCCAATTCTACTTCTGGATGTTGTGCCGTAAATGCGGCAAAAGCTGAGCCCAAATCGGTTATCCCAAGCGTCATTGGCGCATTGATCTTTAAACTCCCTTTTGGTTGCCCCTGCATCTCTTGCACATAATCTTGAGCTTCCTGATGAGAGTTGAGGATCTTACGGCAACGCTCTAAATAACCCTGACCGATCTCAGTTAAATGTATTTTCCGGGTGGAACGCTGCAGAAGACGTGCACCAACCATTTTTTCTAGCTTGCTAATATCTTTGCTGATCAGGGAGTTGGAGTAGTTCATCTCTTCTGCTGCTTGCTTGAAGCTACCAGTTTCAGCGACCTTAACAAATAAGGCCATTGATCGTAGGGTATCCATCAGTGTCTCCTAGAGTTTAAATTCCAAAATGGAAATTAACTATACACGTATTCACGGTTTTTCTATCACATTTTTGCTTGTAAGCTAGCTTCAAGATAAAAAACACCAAAATACATCAATTTTGATTACTAATTTGGAAATAAAGAGCCACGGTTAGTGGACAAACGGAATAATAGGAACACACAATGAAAATTTTTACTAAATCTGTCTTAGCGAGTTTAATATTTGTAGCTGGTAGCCAAATGGCTGCTGCTGAGAACATCCTGGTTGTTATGTCTGATAAAGACCAATTAAAGCTAAAAGGGACTGATGTATATCAAACGGGCTTCTATCTAAATGAGTTGATGCAGCCAGTAAAGCTTTTCTTGGATGCTGGTCATGAGGTGACTTTTGTTACCCCTAAAGGCTTGGCGCCTACTATGGATAAGGTATCTGACAACGTAATGTTTTTTGGTGGTAATGAGCAAGCACTGAAAGATCATAAAGCATTGCTTGAATCATTGA is a window of Moritella sp. Urea-trap-13 DNA encoding:
- a CDS encoding trypsin-like serine protease; the protein is MKKLLIATAVLASISMTANAGLARYDRSVSQHKAFALQTKLDFACHMNAGSATLIDPFWVITANHVSGSKSQSYRNTVTCTSFEKDENGEYTTIKSVSASTDPNGEYGEYEFKDEIYDFALVRLDTPIRGIKPAKLATEALFPKGKRYEVNSVGFGNYNGRNGGKKYVEYNEVDKKWLAEYSFKPDHFKQSDLQWLIIHGDSGSGITVEKDGEFYLLGEIGVQYYTEFGWSDTFEDVAIKLPWINKAMQEHGFSYTEEVELDNVMWSAASPEHADDYHAYFSYWKAENIGMSETFWTDDGGLKTMAYADAGSSYSIEFVIPKDKNTPAFDLFVNGRAVAVNIDVNTAKTDALFLKVNTFKIDTDNINVEFKPVGDLTGKTKIVLDYFAVKSQ
- a CDS encoding LysR family transcriptional regulator, encoding MDWIMCVRSYIKVVEEGSFNGAAYQLNTTGSAISKRINWLEDKVGVQLLKRTTRSLDQTEAGQLFYQRSRLQLDQWMSLVDEARSINQTPTGLLKIGATTAVGSKFIIKYLNDFLLMYPKIQIQLLTTSPGQMPETHVDVFISRDLEQLNSHSYKAIELFKNDAKFFASPDYIDKYGKPESIDDLESHNMLIWGERPIRDVKLSTGNRITLRGNFATTNPEALFYGAKCGMGVLLASQKMLKDLIDVGELIQVLPDVTVDHGAVCAYYPTLDYEHTRTQLFIKYLKERVQNEQVKESL
- a CDS encoding CIA30 family protein, which codes for MIDLTRMVDLSSEESMALWRITNDGIMGGLSEGRMLFNHDHGVFTGHISLENHGGFSSVFRPVEGVPTKLHSIQIDVQGDGQCYQLRAVVFDNGYRLAYKHDFETVAGQRQTLTFPLVDFKASFRGRLINNAPILASSDVREVGFLVNNHKAGDFVLSVFGIAFLEL
- the gltS gene encoding sodium/glutamate symporter; translation: MESVVAGGFFSFTLAISLLFIGKLTLAKYAFLRTYSIPEPVIGGFMCVAIVAALYFIFGIKITFDVQVRDMLLLYFFAAMGLNADIKSLINGGKPLLILVALAAVYIFLQNGIGMTVASAFGMDPRAGLMSGSVSLIGGVGTTLAWAPTFVEKYGIENAMELGIASNTIGLIFACVVGGPIANYLMKKNSLEGNLQEDLDIGQSYSKPHEMVDSYSLLFAWLRLNLAIMLGYGLDQLLGQTGIELPLFVSCLMAGIIIGNRTYKILPRQHVEGGDRGLSLISDICLGMFIVMALMDLKVWELSGLVGYLSVVMSIQIVVSVLFAVFVVFRLMGKDYEASVICSGFGGITLGSTATAIANMTAVTKQNGAAHKAFIVVPLVCGFFVDIINALAINFFVSL
- a CDS encoding LysE family translocator; the encoded protein is MIPFETLMLFLVTTFVVVLSPGPAAIAVTAESASNGFKRSFLVILGIAIANVVFFVFSATGIAALLIASHTLFSIIKWVGVAYLLYLGFTAIFSHAGPLSINTSSNKKSSGYKVFLKGFVLELSNPKALLYFSALLPQFIDISNPILPQLALLCFITLILDLFCYSLYGYLGFKSISAGIKPAMIKFINRSAGMMLIFAGVKMASVESDI
- a CDS encoding LysR family transcriptional regulator gives rise to the protein MDTLRSMALFVKVAETGSFKQAAEEMNYSNSLISKDISKLEKMVGARLLQRSTRKIHLTEIGQGYLERCRKILNSHQEAQDYVQEMQGQPKGSLKINAPMTLGITDLGSAFAAFTAQHPEVELEIDLSDEPVDLITQGYDIGFRASSSFIDVNYVGKPIATFSLHLVTTPKYLKANGPITSPEQLSQHNFYIYSLAISKNKLPINGGIVVSGNIKANNTIFLREAILQGSGVGLLPSFVCSKEIESGHLVELLSDQPLPSLNFYVLYPSRHYTPPKLVKFVEFMQAWFKNQEEHSFSG